One Bacillus sp. FJAT-52991 genomic region harbors:
- the dnaX gene encoding DNA polymerase III subunit gamma/tau, with protein MSYQALYRVWRPQNFIDVVGQEHVTKTLQNALLQQKISHAYLFSGPRGTGKTSAAKILAKAVNCEQAPTAEPCNQCAACRGITDGSIQDVIEIDAASNNGVDEIRDIRDKVKYAPSVAEYKVYIIDEVHMLSIGAFNALLKTLEEPPKHVIFILATTEPHKIPLTIISRCQRFDFKRITSQAIVGRMELIMKESGLEYEEKVLPIIARAAEGGMRDALSLLDQAVSYSGNMLTEEDALTVTGAVGQEMLNHLAEAVYEKNAPEALAVLEKLLLQGKDPSRFTEDFVLYFRDMLLYKTAPALEESLERVLIDDVFTSISQKMELEKIYEYIHVLNQTQQEMKFSNHARIYLEVALVKMCQTEASIKATNLPEMNVLLERIATLERELQQLRSQPAQPVAQVEAQSSSKRANRSSKAFKAPVAKIEKVLAGATKQDVQLIKSRWGDMLNYLHQRQMRSQAALLNDAEPVAASPDAFVLKFKYEIHCQMATENNVFIDSISSILQELTGNLYQPIGVPEDAWLSIRQNFIKTQKEDGYEQEEQPEEDLLISEALKLVGEELLEIKD; from the coding sequence ATGAGTTATCAGGCGTTATATCGCGTGTGGAGACCGCAAAATTTTATCGATGTAGTCGGTCAAGAGCATGTGACCAAAACATTGCAAAATGCCCTCCTTCAACAAAAAATCTCGCATGCTTATTTATTTTCCGGTCCACGGGGGACGGGGAAGACGAGTGCTGCGAAAATTTTAGCTAAAGCGGTCAACTGTGAGCAGGCTCCAACGGCCGAACCTTGTAATCAATGTGCAGCTTGCCGAGGAATTACGGATGGCTCTATCCAAGACGTCATTGAAATTGATGCGGCCTCGAATAATGGAGTAGATGAGATCAGGGATATCCGCGATAAAGTGAAATATGCACCAAGTGTAGCTGAATATAAAGTCTATATTATTGATGAGGTTCATATGCTGTCTATTGGAGCGTTTAACGCTTTATTAAAGACATTAGAGGAACCACCAAAGCATGTGATTTTTATTTTAGCTACAACGGAACCTCATAAGATCCCGCTGACGATTATTTCGAGATGTCAACGTTTTGATTTCAAGCGAATTACCTCACAGGCAATTGTTGGTCGGATGGAACTGATTATGAAAGAAAGTGGTCTCGAGTATGAAGAGAAAGTTCTTCCAATTATCGCTCGAGCGGCTGAAGGAGGCATGCGTGATGCACTTAGTTTGCTTGATCAAGCAGTCTCTTACAGCGGAAACATGTTAACAGAAGAAGATGCATTAACGGTGACCGGTGCTGTCGGACAAGAGATGTTAAATCATCTAGCAGAAGCGGTGTATGAAAAAAATGCTCCTGAAGCACTGGCGGTTCTTGAGAAACTTTTATTACAAGGGAAAGATCCGTCCCGATTTACGGAGGATTTTGTTTTGTATTTTCGGGATATGTTGCTTTATAAAACCGCACCTGCTCTTGAGGAATCGCTTGAACGGGTGTTAATTGATGATGTTTTCACTTCCATTTCTCAAAAAATGGAGTTAGAGAAAATTTATGAATATATTCATGTGTTAAATCAAACTCAGCAAGAAATGAAGTTTAGCAATCACGCTCGAATTTATTTAGAAGTCGCTTTAGTGAAAATGTGTCAAACGGAAGCATCAATAAAAGCGACGAATTTACCCGAAATGAATGTATTACTTGAAAGAATTGCAACGCTTGAACGAGAATTGCAACAGCTTCGTAGTCAACCAGCACAACCGGTAGCTCAAGTGGAGGCACAGTCTTCTTCTAAACGGGCAAATCGTTCTTCTAAAGCGTTTAAGGCGCCGGTGGCTAAAATTGAAAAAGTGCTAGCTGGAGCAACCAAGCAAGATGTTCAACTTATTAAAAGTCGTTGGGGAGATATGTTAAACTATCTTCATCAGCGTCAAATGAGGTCGCAAGCGGCGTTACTTAATGATGCAGAACCTGTAGCTGCCTCTCCTGATGCATTCGTGTTAAAATTCAAATATGAAATCCATTGTCAGATGGCCACTGAAAACAACGTGTTTATTGATTCTATCTCTTCTATTTTACAAGAGTTAACAGGGAATCTTTATCAGCCGATTGGTGTTCCTGAGGATGCTTGGTTATCCATTAGACAAAATTTCATTAAGACCCAAAAGGAAGATGGTTACGAACAGGAGGAGCAGCCTGAAGAAGATCTTCTCATTTCCGAAGCACTTAAGCTTGTAGGAGAAGAGCTGCTCGAAATCAAAGACTAA
- a CDS encoding YbaB/EbfC family nucleoid-associated protein produces MRGMGNMQNMMKQMQKMQKKMAEAQEELSTKQFEGTAGGGMVTVVMSGQKQVLDIQIKEEVVDPEDVEMLQDLVLAATNDALKKVDDETNATMGQFTKGMNLPF; encoded by the coding sequence ATGCGTGGTATGGGAAATATGCAAAACATGATGAAACAAATGCAAAAAATGCAAAAGAAGATGGCGGAAGCACAAGAGGAGCTTTCAACAAAGCAGTTTGAAGGAACAGCTGGTGGCGGAATGGTAACGGTCGTTATGTCTGGTCAAAAACAAGTACTTGACATACAAATTAAAGAAGAAGTCGTTGACCCTGAAGACGTGGAAATGTTACAAGATTTAGTTCTTGCTGCTACAAACGATGCTCTGAAAAAGGTAGACGATGAAACAAACGCTACAATGGGGCAATTTACAAAAGGGATGAATCTTCCGTTCTAG
- the recR gene encoding recombination mediator RecR, which produces MYYPEPITKLIDSFMKLPGIGPKTAARLAFFVLDMKEEDVLDFAKSLVNAKRDLGYCSVCGHITDQDPCAICEDERRDRSVVCVVQDPKDVIAMEKMKEFNGLYHVLQGAISPMEGIGPEDINIPDLLKRLQDETIHEVILATNPNIEGEATAMYISRLLKPSGIRVTRIAHGLPVGGDLEYADEVTLSKALEGRREV; this is translated from the coding sequence ATGTATTATCCGGAACCGATAACAAAGCTGATCGATAGCTTTATGAAATTGCCAGGCATCGGGCCGAAAACTGCCGCTCGTCTGGCATTTTTTGTTCTTGATATGAAAGAAGAAGATGTGTTGGATTTTGCAAAATCACTTGTCAATGCCAAACGGGACCTTGGCTACTGCTCGGTTTGTGGGCATATTACTGACCAAGATCCTTGTGCAATTTGTGAGGATGAACGCCGCGATCGCAGTGTAGTCTGTGTCGTTCAAGATCCAAAAGATGTCATTGCTATGGAGAAGATGAAAGAATTTAATGGTTTGTATCATGTTCTTCAAGGAGCTATCTCTCCTATGGAAGGAATCGGACCTGAGGATATCAATATACCCGATTTATTAAAACGACTACAGGATGAAACGATTCATGAAGTGATTCTCGCTACTAACCCTAACATTGAGGGGGAAGCGACGGCGATGTATATTTCTCGCTTGTTAAAACCATCAGGCATTCGTGTGACTCGCATAGCTCATGGCTTACCAGTCGGTGGAGATCTTGAATATGCGGATGAAGTGACACTTTCTAAAGCGCTAGAAGGTAGAAGAGAAGTATAG
- a CDS encoding YaaL family protein → MFFRKKNKLKSSNDENLMQLLEQSKQEWFKHRELLRLSFEHNEELVAQTKTHEAKYFFLFREVRKRNIRIKN, encoded by the coding sequence ATGTTTTTTCGAAAAAAAAATAAGTTGAAGAGCTCAAATGACGAGAACTTAATGCAACTACTAGAACAATCCAAGCAGGAATGGTTTAAACATAGAGAATTATTAAGGCTTAGCTTTGAACATAACGAAGAACTAGTTGCTCAAACGAAAACCCATGAAGCGAAGTATTTCTTTTTATTTCGTGAAGTCAGGAAAAGAAACATTCGCATAAAAAATTAA
- a CDS encoding pro-sigmaK processing inhibitor BofA family protein gives MYIAGSIVVFILLISLLASLSSPVKPAQLAGILFVKVIVGTFFLFLLNSFSGDYGLHVPINLVTSTIAGVLGITGVAALAVIQLWIL, from the coding sequence GTGTATATAGCTGGAAGTATTGTTGTTTTTATTCTTTTAATCAGTTTGCTGGCAAGTCTATCTTCACCAGTGAAACCGGCTCAGTTAGCTGGTATTCTCTTTGTGAAAGTGATCGTGGGTACTTTTTTTCTGTTCTTACTTAACTCATTTAGTGGAGATTACGGATTACATGTGCCGATTAATCTAGTTACTTCAACAATTGCTGGGGTGCTTGGTATCACTGGCGTAGCAGCATTAGCCGTGATTCAACTATGGATCCTTTAA
- a CDS encoding sigma factor G inhibitor Gin, giving the protein MKKTMEQHICMVCEQNKQEGIYIYQAFICKECEKKVLQTEPEEEAYVHFVKKMRKIRIPSVFS; this is encoded by the coding sequence ATGAAAAAAACGATGGAACAGCATATTTGTATGGTATGTGAACAAAATAAGCAGGAAGGTATTTATATTTATCAAGCTTTCATATGTAAGGAATGCGAAAAAAAGGTGCTTCAAACAGAACCCGAAGAAGAAGCTTATGTTCATTTTGTAAAGAAAATGAGGAAAATTAGAATCCCCTCTGTTTTTTCGTGA
- a CDS encoding aminotransferase class I/II-fold pyridoxal phosphate-dependent enzyme, with translation MTQGRIPLIEALQRHIDQKPLSFHVPGHKGGQVWMDGHAGDFQKLLAYDQTEISGLDDFHSPEGCIQEAQRLLIDLYQTRKSYFLVNGSTVGNLAMILSICEEGDLIFVQRNCHKSVLNACKLAKVTPVFLEPEYDASFKVASGVSLDTVEQAYKEYDSVKAIVLTYPNYYGMATAIEQVIKVAQKNGSFVLVDEAHGPHFVLGEPFPNSSLQWGADLVVHSAHKMLPAMTMGSFLHVNSSRVPLEKLEFYLQALQSSSPSYPIMASLDVARAFLKGFSHEDVAFTLEVKAILAERLQGKGLEILLPDDPLKLLLRKQGYTGYELQNHLESAGIYSELSDASQVLCTFPLLKAGSSDYIELAKWKIDGLILHEKQSVSEVVDYRSPVKKTSMLMISYKEQEKLPRMWIPLAEAVGEIAAETVIPYPPGIPLLITGERIAVEQIAALTQLLEQQVHIQGGQQLNERQIAVYRTSQV, from the coding sequence GTGACTCAAGGACGTATTCCGCTTATTGAAGCTCTGCAGCGACATATCGATCAGAAACCGCTGTCTTTTCATGTTCCTGGACATAAAGGTGGGCAAGTATGGATGGATGGCCATGCTGGAGATTTTCAGAAGCTTTTAGCTTATGATCAAACTGAAATCTCAGGATTGGATGATTTTCATTCTCCAGAAGGATGTATTCAAGAGGCTCAACGATTATTAATAGATTTGTATCAAACGAGGAAAAGTTATTTTTTAGTGAATGGCAGTACGGTGGGGAATTTGGCCATGATTTTATCTATATGTGAAGAGGGTGACCTCATTTTTGTCCAGCGTAATTGCCATAAATCTGTTTTAAATGCATGTAAGCTTGCCAAAGTGACACCTGTATTTTTAGAACCTGAATATGATGCTTCGTTCAAAGTGGCAAGCGGTGTCAGTTTAGATACGGTTGAGCAAGCATATAAGGAATATGATTCAGTGAAGGCGATCGTTTTAACGTATCCCAATTATTATGGGATGGCTACAGCGATTGAGCAGGTGATAAAGGTTGCACAGAAAAATGGCTCTTTCGTGTTAGTCGATGAAGCTCATGGGCCACATTTTGTTTTAGGAGAGCCATTTCCTAATAGTTCATTACAGTGGGGAGCGGATCTTGTTGTGCATTCGGCTCATAAAATGTTGCCGGCGATGACAATGGGATCTTTTTTGCATGTGAATTCGTCTAGAGTACCATTAGAGAAGCTTGAGTTTTATTTACAGGCGTTGCAATCTAGCAGTCCATCATATCCTATTATGGCTTCTTTAGATGTAGCAAGAGCGTTCTTAAAAGGGTTCTCGCATGAGGATGTGGCTTTTACGCTAGAAGTGAAAGCTATTTTGGCTGAGAGATTGCAAGGGAAAGGACTGGAGATTTTGCTACCGGATGATCCTTTGAAATTGTTGCTGCGAAAACAAGGATACACGGGATATGAGTTGCAAAATCATCTAGAATCAGCAGGGATTTATTCAGAGCTCTCAGATGCTTCACAAGTATTATGTACGTTCCCTTTGTTGAAAGCAGGAAGCAGTGATTACATCGAGCTAGCTAAGTGGAAAATCGATGGACTCATTTTACACGAAAAACAATCTGTTTCTGAGGTTGTAGATTATAGATCTCCTGTAAAAAAGACGTCTATGTTAATGATTTCTTATAAGGAACAAGAAAAGCTTCCTAGAATGTGGATACCTTTAGCTGAAGCAGTTGGTGAAATTGCAGCGGAGACCGTGATTCCTTATCCACCAGGTATTCCTTTATTAATCACTGGAGAGCGAATAGCAGTAGAGCAAATAGCTGCTTTGACTCAATTGCTTGAACAGCAGGTACATATTCAAGGAGGCCAGCAATTAAATGAAAGACAGATTGCGGTATATCGAACATCTCAAGTTTAA
- the tmk gene encoding dTMP kinase has protein sequence MRKGLFITVEGPEGAGKSSMMQRLIQQLEEEGFRVTGTREPGGISISEQIREVILNKENTEMDGRTEALLYAAARRQHLVEKVMPALLRGDIVLCDRFIDSSLAYQGYARGLGIEEVFEINRFAVDDVMPDLTLLFDVRPEVGLARINAHVEREVNRLDLESIHFHEKVREAYLLLSERFPDRIVKVNAEASVEEVFHQSMTYILERIRATEQ, from the coding sequence ATGAGGAAAGGGTTATTTATTACAGTAGAGGGACCTGAAGGGGCTGGAAAGTCGAGTATGATGCAAAGGCTAATTCAGCAGCTTGAAGAGGAAGGGTTTCGCGTAACAGGAACACGCGAACCAGGTGGCATCTCCATTTCTGAACAAATTCGTGAGGTGATTTTAAATAAGGAAAATACGGAGATGGATGGACGAACAGAGGCACTTTTGTATGCGGCAGCAAGAAGGCAGCATCTTGTAGAGAAAGTAATGCCTGCACTATTAAGAGGAGACATCGTCCTTTGTGATCGTTTTATTGATAGCTCTCTTGCTTATCAAGGGTATGCGAGGGGGCTGGGGATAGAAGAAGTATTTGAAATCAATCGCTTTGCTGTAGACGATGTGATGCCAGATTTAACATTATTGTTTGATGTCCGTCCAGAAGTAGGGTTAGCAAGAATTAATGCTCATGTAGAAAGGGAAGTCAATCGACTTGATTTAGAATCGATTCACTTTCACGAAAAGGTGAGAGAAGCATATTTGCTTTTAAGTGAAAGGTTTCCGGATCGAATCGTTAAAGTAAATGCAGAAGCGTCTGTCGAAGAAGTGTTCCATCAAAGTATGACTTATATTTTGGAGCGAATTAGAGCGACCGAGCAATAA
- a CDS encoding cyclic-di-AMP receptor, producing MKLILAVVQDQDSHRLSQALIDHNFRATKLASTGGFLKAGNTTFIIGTDDIRLDKALEIIKENCQSRDQMVAPVSPMGGNADSYVPYPIEVPVGGATVFVLPVEQFHQF from the coding sequence ATGAAATTAATCTTAGCGGTTGTGCAGGACCAAGATAGTCATCGCTTATCACAAGCCTTAATTGATCATAATTTTAGAGCAACGAAGCTTGCTTCGACCGGCGGTTTTTTAAAAGCGGGGAATACAACGTTTATTATTGGAACGGATGACATTCGCCTTGATAAAGCTTTAGAAATCATTAAAGAAAATTGTCAATCAAGAGACCAAATGGTAGCACCTGTGTCACCGATGGGTGGAAACGCGGATTCTTATGTCCCTTATCCTATCGAAGTACCTGTAGGTGGGGCCACAGTATTTGTCTTACCAGTAGAACAATTCCATCAATTTTAA
- a CDS encoding YaaR family protein, which translates to MKIEKDIHFNIDKPRNDQKISSNGQSKFSTMVQQHGEQLKTDQIQRLLTDIEGAGERLARSRTFQDLAKYKTLVRRFIRETVDFGMNLKNSHTWNQFGEGRKLKLVETIDEKLIELTEDVMNKEKKSVDLLGQIGEIKGLIINLYT; encoded by the coding sequence ATGAAGATTGAAAAAGACATACATTTTAATATTGACAAGCCGCGAAACGACCAAAAGATTAGTTCAAACGGACAATCTAAATTTTCGACAATGGTTCAACAGCATGGGGAACAATTGAAAACCGATCAAATTCAGCGGCTATTAACGGATATTGAAGGGGCGGGAGAGCGACTAGCTCGTTCCCGGACATTCCAAGATTTAGCGAAGTATAAAACGCTTGTTCGTCGATTTATTCGAGAAACAGTTGACTTTGGCATGAACTTGAAAAACTCTCACACATGGAATCAGTTTGGAGAAGGACGGAAATTAAAGTTAGTAGAGACGATCGATGAGAAATTAATTGAGTTAACAGAAGATGTTATGAATAAGGAAAAGAAGTCGGTCGATCTGCTTGGACAAATAGGAGAAATTAAAGGATTAATTATTAATTTATACACGTAG
- the holB gene encoding DNA polymerase III subunit delta' produces the protein MSEVWKELNELQPVVLRMLTNSLEKKRVAHAYIFEGDQGTGKKNAALFFAKSLLCEEQGTMACEACSNCRRVESGNHPDVHYVEPDGLSIKKQQITFLQQEFSKTAVEAQRKIYIIQHADRMTASAANSLLKFLEEPNSDTVALLLTEQVQRMLPTIISRCQLLVFKPLPPELLQNRLKEEGVSMPMASLVAKLTNNFQEALELSREEWFAQSRTIVLKLYEVLQKNPLEAMVKLQEDFNGHFKDKQQVNQALDLLLLLFKDLLSLQTGKETGLAFPDQLALLKQSALQSSAKRVTEQMTAILEAKRKLDANMNPQLLMEQLVLNLQGGASFV, from the coding sequence ATGTCTGAGGTATGGAAAGAATTAAATGAATTACAGCCGGTTGTGCTCAGAATGTTAACAAATAGCCTAGAAAAAAAGCGAGTGGCTCATGCTTACATTTTTGAAGGTGATCAAGGAACAGGGAAGAAAAATGCGGCCCTGTTTTTTGCGAAAAGTTTGCTTTGTGAAGAACAAGGAACGATGGCTTGTGAGGCATGCAGCAACTGTCGTCGGGTGGAAAGCGGGAATCACCCTGATGTTCATTATGTTGAACCAGACGGCTTATCAATCAAAAAGCAGCAAATTACTTTTTTACAGCAGGAGTTTAGTAAAACAGCTGTAGAAGCACAGAGAAAGATTTATATCATTCAACATGCCGATCGAATGACAGCTAGTGCAGCCAATAGTTTATTAAAGTTTCTAGAGGAACCAAACTCTGATACCGTCGCTTTATTATTGACTGAGCAAGTTCAACGCATGTTGCCAACAATTATTTCTCGTTGTCAGCTTCTTGTTTTTAAACCCTTACCACCAGAACTTCTTCAAAATAGGCTGAAAGAAGAAGGGGTTTCTATGCCTATGGCCTCATTAGTGGCTAAGCTAACCAATAACTTTCAAGAAGCACTCGAATTAAGTCGTGAAGAGTGGTTTGCACAGTCACGTACAATAGTGTTAAAATTATACGAAGTCCTTCAAAAAAATCCACTAGAAGCAATGGTGAAATTACAAGAGGACTTTAACGGGCATTTTAAAGATAAACAACAAGTTAATCAAGCGCTTGATCTGCTGCTGCTGCTTTTCAAAGATTTGTTGTCGTTGCAGACAGGAAAAGAAACGGGTCTTGCTTTCCCGGATCAGCTTGCTTTACTTAAACAAAGCGCTCTACAATCTTCTGCCAAAAGAGTGACAGAGCAAATGACAGCCATTTTAGAAGCGAAGCGCAAGCTTGATGCCAATATGAATCCACAATTGTTGATGGAGCAGCTTGTGTTGAATTTACAGGGGGGAGCATCCTTTGTATGA
- a CDS encoding stage 0 sporulation family protein: protein MYDVVGVRFKKAGKIYYFDPVELKIEKDDHVIVETVRGVEHGQVVVGMKKVEEEDIVLPLKKVIRIADQKDRLIVEENKLAAQEAFEVCCGKIIEHKLDMKLVDVEYTFDRNKVIFYFTADGRVDFRELVKDLAAIFRTRIELRQIGVRDEAKMLGGIGPCGRMLCCSTFLGDFEPVSIKMAKDQNLSLNPTKISGLCGRLMCCLKYENDEYEAAKEILPDVGEKVNTPHGFGKVVGLNILERVLQVEVFEQERVLEFTMEEITTEGAISAQATE, encoded by the coding sequence TTGTATGATGTAGTCGGAGTCCGCTTTAAGAAAGCGGGAAAAATATATTATTTTGATCCAGTCGAGCTAAAGATTGAAAAAGACGACCATGTGATCGTTGAAACAGTTAGAGGCGTCGAACATGGACAAGTGGTTGTCGGAATGAAAAAAGTGGAGGAAGAGGATATTGTTCTTCCTTTAAAGAAAGTAATTCGTATCGCTGATCAGAAAGATCGCCTCATAGTGGAGGAAAATAAATTAGCGGCGCAAGAAGCTTTTGAAGTATGTTGCGGAAAAATTATCGAACATAAGCTGGATATGAAGCTTGTAGATGTAGAATATACATTTGATCGCAATAAAGTGATTTTTTATTTCACAGCTGATGGACGAGTGGATTTTCGAGAGTTAGTGAAAGATTTAGCTGCTATTTTTCGGACGAGAATTGAGCTTCGCCAAATTGGTGTTCGCGACGAAGCGAAAATGCTCGGAGGAATCGGGCCGTGTGGTAGAATGCTTTGTTGTTCAACATTTTTGGGTGATTTTGAACCAGTCTCCATTAAAATGGCGAAAGATCAAAATTTATCATTAAACCCCACAAAAATTTCAGGCTTATGTGGCAGACTCATGTGTTGCTTGAAATATGAGAATGATGAATATGAAGCGGCGAAAGAAATCCTTCCAGATGTCGGTGAAAAAGTAAATACCCCTCATGGCTTTGGGAAAGTAGTGGGGTTAAATATTTTAGAACGAGTTCTTCAAGTAGAAGTATTCGAACAAGAGCGGGTGCTTGAATTTACGATGGAAGAAATTACGACAGAAGGCGCCATTTCAGCACAAGCCACAGAGTAA
- the yabA gene encoding DNA replication initiation control protein YabA, which translates to MDKKEFFDSVSDMELQIGQLYKRLGDLKKSLAEILEENNSLKLENENLRRRLAELEFSRSQAAQEKNGENNNTSPSKLMDIGEGYDNLARLYQEGFHICNVHFGSPRKDEDCLFCLSFLNKK; encoded by the coding sequence GTGGATAAAAAAGAGTTCTTCGATTCAGTCAGCGATATGGAACTACAAATTGGCCAATTGTATAAACGGCTCGGTGATTTGAAAAAGAGTTTGGCAGAAATACTAGAAGAGAACAACTCATTAAAGCTCGAAAATGAAAACTTGCGACGTAGGTTAGCAGAGCTAGAATTTTCTCGAAGTCAAGCCGCTCAAGAAAAAAATGGAGAGAATAACAACACAAGTCCTTCAAAGTTGATGGATATTGGAGAAGGTTATGATAATCTCGCTAGGCTTTATCAAGAAGGGTTTCATATTTGCAATGTTCATTTTGGTAGTCCGCGTAAAGACGAAGATTGCTTGTTTTGTTTATCGTTTTTAAATAAAAAATAA
- a CDS encoding tRNA1(Val) (adenine(37)-N6)-methyltransferase, whose product MVTLKGDERLDYLLAEKLRIIQSPTVFAFSLDAVLLARFASIPLKRGSIIDLCSGNGVIPLLMSAQTKMPITGVEIQERLYDMAIRNVEYNQLQEQITMVHGDLKDAPSTLGREKHNLVTCNPPYFLSSSREIINPNEHLAIARHEICCTLEDCIRSSSQLLKQGGKAAFVHRPGRLLDLVTLMRKYRLEPKRLRFVYSNQGKEANTVLIEGIKDGAPDIKILSPLYVYDQQGEYTEEVREMLYGREQ is encoded by the coding sequence ATGGTCACATTGAAAGGTGATGAAAGGCTGGATTATTTGTTGGCAGAGAAGTTGAGAATTATTCAAAGTCCAACTGTATTTGCCTTTTCATTAGATGCGGTACTTCTTGCTAGATTTGCTTCAATTCCATTAAAGAGAGGATCAATCATTGATTTATGTTCAGGCAATGGTGTGATTCCTTTACTCATGAGTGCTCAGACGAAGATGCCAATTACGGGAGTAGAAATACAAGAACGACTGTATGATATGGCCATTCGGAACGTAGAGTATAATCAATTGCAGGAACAGATTACAATGGTACATGGTGATTTAAAAGATGCTCCAAGTACGTTAGGCCGTGAAAAACATAATCTTGTTACCTGTAATCCTCCTTATTTTCTATCGTCATCCCGTGAGATCATCAATCCGAATGAGCATTTGGCTATTGCTCGTCATGAAATATGCTGTACGCTTGAGGACTGCATTCGTTCAAGCAGTCAGCTATTAAAGCAAGGTGGAAAAGCTGCCTTTGTTCATCGACCTGGAAGGCTGCTTGACTTAGTGACATTAATGCGAAAGTATCGTCTTGAACCAAAGCGGCTTCGTTTTGTATATTCAAACCAAGGGAAAGAAGCGAATACAGTGTTGATTGAAGGCATAAAAGATGGTGCACCAGATATCAAAATATTGTCTCCTTTGTATGTGTACGATCAACAAGGAGAATATACGGAAGAAGTTAGAGAGATGTTATATGGAAGAGAGCAATAA
- a CDS encoding GIY-YIG nuclease family protein: MEESNNHYFYVLECRDGSFYGGYTTNVEKRVNTHNAGKGAKYTRGRGPVRLIHFETYPTVTEAMRAEYAFKQLTRKKKMDYLQKGGIWK; this comes from the coding sequence ATGGAAGAGAGCAATAATCATTATTTTTATGTGCTTGAGTGTCGGGATGGTTCTTTCTATGGTGGCTATACAACGAATGTAGAAAAGCGTGTCAACACGCACAATGCCGGCAAAGGAGCGAAATATACACGCGGAAGAGGACCAGTACGTCTAATTCATTTTGAAACTTATCCTACTGTTACCGAAGCGATGCGAGCGGAGTATGCTTTTAAACAATTAACGAGAAAGAAGAAAATGGACTATTTACAAAAGGGGGGAATATGGAAATGA
- the rsmI gene encoding 16S rRNA (cytidine(1402)-2'-O)-methyltransferase: MNKQRSFANEEEGVLYLVPTPIGNLEDMTFRAIRIMKEAAVIAAEDTRNTKKLCHYFEISTPITSYHEHNKEVSGKALLERILKGEKVALVSDAGMPSISDPGFELVVAAIEKDITVVPLPGANAALTALVASGLAPQPFYFYGFLSRNKKEKKAQLTQLNKSRDTFILYESPHRLKDTLQAMAEVLGEHRKIVLCRELTKKFEEFLRGTIADAIHWSKEENILGEFCLIIEGNVEVEEEESEQWWMNLSIIEHVDHYINEQSLSSKEAIKQTAKDRDLPKREVYQSYHVEL; the protein is encoded by the coding sequence ATTAATAAACAAAGAAGCTTTGCAAACGAGGAAGAAGGGGTGCTTTATTTAGTACCTACTCCTATTGGGAATTTAGAGGATATGACCTTCCGTGCCATTCGAATCATGAAAGAAGCAGCTGTAATCGCAGCGGAAGATACAAGAAATACGAAGAAGCTTTGTCATTATTTTGAGATCTCCACACCCATTACGAGCTATCATGAGCATAATAAAGAAGTAAGTGGAAAAGCACTATTAGAAAGAATTCTCAAAGGAGAGAAAGTGGCTCTTGTGAGTGATGCCGGGATGCCTTCTATTTCTGATCCGGGCTTTGAACTTGTTGTCGCCGCGATTGAAAAAGACATCACAGTCGTTCCGCTTCCTGGAGCGAACGCTGCGTTAACCGCATTGGTTGCTTCTGGGCTAGCACCGCAGCCTTTTTACTTTTATGGCTTTTTAAGTCGAAATAAAAAAGAAAAGAAAGCTCAGCTAACTCAGTTGAATAAGAGCCGTGATACTTTTATTCTTTATGAATCGCCTCACCGACTGAAAGATACGCTTCAAGCAATGGCAGAAGTGCTCGGTGAACATCGCAAAATTGTTTTATGCCGAGAGCTGACAAAGAAGTTTGAAGAGTTTTTGCGTGGGACGATTGCAGACGCGATTCACTGGTCAAAAGAAGAAAATATTTTAGGAGAGTTTTGTTTAATTATTGAAGGCAATGTAGAGGTTGAGGAAGAAGAAAGTGAACAGTGGTGGATGAATTTATCAATAATTGAACATGTGGACCATTACATAAATGAACAATCCTTGTCCTCTAAGGAAGCGATTAAACAAACGGCAAAAGATCGCGACTTACCAAAAAGGGAAGTGTATCAGTCGTATCATGTCGAATTGTGA